AGCGCACGCCATCACTCGGctgcagaggaagctggagCAGTACCACCGTCGCATGAAGGACAACGAGACCAACGGGAAACACAGCCACAAGGATGGCAGCAGCAAGGAGTCTGGGACTCACAGCAAGGAGGGCAGCCTGCGGGACGTTAGCACAACCGGACGGCACCCGGCGCTGGATAAAGTGAAGACAGTCGGGCCCGGGGTGTCGCTCTCGCCGCCGTTCTTCTTTAACAAGTCGCGGGAATTCGCCAACCTTATCAGGAACAAGTTTGGCAGCGCAGACAACATTGCCCATCTTAAGAGCTCCATGGAGACGGGGTCGGGACTGCAGGTGGAGAGCGGAGCGAGGGGCCTGAGCGGGAGCGCCACCACAGTAGCCAAGACGACCAAGTACCACAGTGACGATGAGTGCTCCACGGGGACGTCTGCGTCCGCCGACTCAAACGGGAACCCGGCCGGGGGCTCGGGGGTGGGGTCTGGAGGTCCAGGGAGGTCGGACTCCAACGGGCGGCTTGGGGAGGTGCTGGACATGGTGCGGGAGATCAGGGAGGCTCAGGCACAGCTGGCCGAGGACATGGAGACTCTGAGCTCCCAGTTCAAACGAGATTACAGCTACTTCACACAGATGATGCAGGAGGAAAGATACAGGTTGGTACAGGCTATGACCCCGTCAGTGTCAGCCCACACGTCGCTCATACAGGACACACATACTCAGTGCTACTCGGTCAAAATACACCTCAAACGAATAAGACGAATAAGTCGGTCAAGCAGCACCCTGGGTGTTAGATTAATATTGACAGTAAACACATGGATGTTTCAGGCTTTGCTCTCAGTGTGTCAGTCTTTATGTAGTACATTATTGACTTTAAACATGAACAGCCGAGAGCTCCGATGCAGCGCGCAGAACGATTGAGTTTGATTTCAGTGATTTCCATGTCTGGATAAAAGTTTCACATTTACGCACAAATTACGTCTCATACGTACGGCCCTTTGCATATGCTGTGGGTTGGGTCACGctacaacaaacacactcaatCTTTCACTTCCTGTAACAATAAGCTCCATGATGTCTTTCACAAAACCCTCCCTGCCTGGTAAATGCTGATGTCATCAGCTCCATGGTCCCAGTCTGGGTGCTTTCTATTAAAACCCTGTAGTTACAATCTGTGGATAAAATCAGTTGAGTGCCCCCtttttagatatttattttataatctAGATCAGTGAAGATTAAAGTGATGGGAAAGAGAAATTGTATATATTTTAGttaaacaaaatcacacacattttcttctggATTTTCTTGCAAAATAACCTCATCGTGCATCCgaaaaacctttaaaataaaCCATCCCACAAGGAAAAATCACTCTGAATGCCTGGTCACCACCAAGCCAACAAACAGGCTGGGAATCAGTCATTTAGATGAGCTGAATACTACAGGCTAAAATACTTTaagctgtcaaaataaatattggTGCCAACAATAGACCCAACAGGTCAGTccctaaataaaaaaaaaaaagaaatccaatgATGCTCACTTTGTTTTACCCTCTCAACGGggcacattttgtttgtgcttgaaCTTTAAAGAACTTTCGGCCCTTTATTTATAAGCTTTTGTGAATCCAAAATAGACAGCAGAGCTAACACACAAATCCCCAGACGGTTGCTAAGTCAACCAAGTCAGCCAAGTTGTGAGTAGTGAATAAACAGCTGTACTGTTATTCACCCACGCATACACTCAGTGATGCattgtttctctcctcttgttCGCTCTCTGCCTCCACCtactctgaatgtgtgtgtgtctgtcaggtaTGAGAGGTTGGAGGACCAGTTAAATGACCTGACGGAGCTCCACCAGCATGAGACCAGTAATCTGAAGCAGGAACTGGCCAGTATTGAGGAGAAGGTGGCCTACCAGGCCTACGAGAGGGCCAGGGACATACAGgtaatgtgtgttttgcatacacacacagttatatAATACGCACTACAATGTATGAGTAGTGTACATTTTCTTCACAGACGGTGTTGGTGGTGACTGAGTAGGAGCATTTCCACTTCTTAGATGGGCGTTAAAACACTCCCGACCGAATTGTCGGTACAAAAGTTGAGCAACTGAGCTAGAAAATATTTGGCTCTTGGATAAAAGGTCAAACGTACAAGCCAGCATATGTAATATGATAAGTCAGCTATGTATACCAAGATACATTTCTGTAAGAATCGTCCACAGACCACAGAGCTTAAAGTGAATGCAGCCGAAGCTTAAGAGCGACTGTAAAGCTACTGTGGTGTGCAGCTTAAAAGGATTAATTTACAAGATTCTCCGGGTCAGTTTAGGATGAACTATGACACAACACAGTATCTTCAGTTCAATCTACGTGCAGTTGTAGAGGCTCATGGGTATTGTAGTAATAACTGAATGTCTATGAAGCATCTTCCTGACCtgaactgtgttgtgtgtttgtgtgtgcgtgcaggagGTCCTCGAGTCGTGCCAGACTCGTGTGTCTAAGCtcgagctgcagcagcagcagcaacagacgGTCCAGTTGGAAAACACAGACGCTAAGGTCCTGCTGGGGAAATGCATCAACATCATGCTGGCGATCGTCACCGTGATTTTGGTGTGCGTTTCCACAGCGGCCAAGTTCACCGCCCCGCTGCTGCGTAGCCGCCTCCACCTGGCGCTCACCTGCATAGGCGTGTCCGTGTTAGCGCTGCTGTGGAAGAACTGGGAACATTTACAGTGTGCTTTGGAACGCTTGGTGCTCCCGCACTGATCTAGGAAGACAAACAAGACCAGGAAACTTTGGCCAACCTTGAGCTGAGGTCCCCATGTCGTGTGTCGTCACGGCAACACAAGAACCGGGAGGGAGGAGTTTACATGTAGCCTTACAACAGCCCTTGCATTCCCCCCCCTGAGCAATTTTAAGGCTCCATGGTGACTTCATTTATGGCTTTGTGCTTTGCATGTCTAAATGGAGTCCACACAAATCCACAAAGCCTTTCCCAGAATGCACCACTTCAGAAATCCTAACAAACTACACACAGATGTAAGCTGATGTACGTCATGACAACTGAACACAACTGTGACAAACCTACACGTGCTGTCTGCGAGCCTGAAGCTGCATACACATGAACATGGCGCCCCGCTGCCATAACAGAATCACTACAGTCCAAACTGTCAGACCAGTTAGAGCTGCATCAGCCGGAATTAAGCAGACGACAGCCATATTATTGGATATTGGATCcgcccccctctctctctctctcatctggTCGCACCGACAGATGCTGAAATCTAAATATAAATGAGTGGGCATTTATTGGGCCATGGGAATAAAGTGATTATTTCCTGCCCTTAAAGGGAAGTGTATCTGTTATTGCACCACCTCGCGCCTCTGAACAAACGCTCACTGGCAGAATGTGGCCAGTCGATCAGTCCTGAACCTGCACAGTTAACGCCTCCTTGTACACCAGCCAGCTGTGACACGAAGACACATGCACCCAAAGGCTGATTTGTGCCGTGTGTCTGTACTTCACTGTTATGTATTTATGGgatgtttttcatgtcagtgttttattcaAAAGTACTTTTTTCGAAGCTGTACACTGTTTGAAACTGTAGGTGCGTTTGTGTCTGAGCGTGCGTTCATGTTAGTTCGcgcctgctgtgtgtgtgtgtgtgtctatactGTGTTTCCTAATTGAAGAAATGGGTTCACATTTTGTGAAATCTTGACTTTCTTGgtaagagttagatgagaattTATCACCGCTCATGTCTGCATGCAAAAATATTAAGAAACAATTAGCTCAGCATAAAGGCTACAGACAAGGGGAAATAGACTGGCTCGATCTGAAAGTGACCCAAGATTATTATACAATATTCatttgtacaaaaaacaaagtgaacaaacagcaaaataaaaccacattCTGTTGTTGGACATGCCAGTCgttttcccctgtgtgtccagtctttaagctaagctaagctaaccaaaCGCTGGCTTCATGTTTACCATACACACATGGCAGTGGTGTTGATCTTGGCAGCTAACTCTCGACAAGAAAGCTTAttataagcatatttcccaaaatgtcttaGCAATTTCCTTGAAGTTTAGAAAATGTCCCCTGTCTTCATAATTTGATGCTTTGGGGGGGTGGTTTTCGTCCTGTAAAATCTTGTTTTGCGTATTTCTGGTTAAAGCTatttgagaaacaaaacatctgtgagTCGACATGCTTTACTCAGCTCCAACGACTGCAGCTTTAGCATGTGAACTGTGAGGAAGGTCTGGGCGGTTAGAACAAAGCTCTAAATGCGAGCACGTTTGACTCCTGATCTTACTGAATTGCCTTTTTATGAGGTGAACAGAACAAATGAACTTGTGAAGCCTTTGatgatgtgctgtgtttatgtctgGTAGGACTAAGAGTTCAGAGTCCTGACCTGTTAAAACTTGTCTTAAACCACAGAGAGGCCATGGGCGATTACTGCAACTACATTTGAATTGCATCTAATAATttctttcaacatttttcacacttgACTCTCTGGTACAGCTGGGGAGTGACTCATCTGAGATGATGTCTGATACGAGCACAGCGAGTCCTGCCCTGCCATTATATCTTAAGACTAGTGAATTGTAATGACTTGGAGGAAGAAGAACGGTCGTCTTACTTGAAATAAATGTGTCTGCTGTTGCACTAAAATATAAGAAATGCAAGTAACATTACAAAACTCAGCTCAGTTCCCTAGCAGCATTTACCAGTTAAAGCTAAAACCATATGTGGTAGTATCAGTACCATGATGgcgtttttttccccatgtCACATGAATGCAGCAGGACAGACCTGAGGAGAGGAAGCTGAACATGTAGCTCCGTGCTCCCTAACCCTGTATCACTGTGATGATACTGATGCCTTTTCAATGCAGCTTATTTCTTCTACTGTGTAACTTCTGTTCGCGTCCCTTCGCAAGCCAAATATGGAGAATTTTTAAGGCGTCTCTGCCTTTATAAATAACTctgaaattaatattttcattttattattttttttaaaaaaagaccaacCAAATTGGCTCAAACACTATTTGTGTCTGCCCTTCAGGACAGACAAGCACCTCTTCTCCAAAGCTGTAAGTCCATAAtgtatattttcacatttctgtctcctctgtgtgcATTAGTTTCTAGTTATGGGGTCTTcataacattatttttttcaaatgaaagaataaatctttgtttttctaagatcattcctctttttctgcttcctttTGGACCCCTCTTCTGCTCTTAATCCTAAAATCTCATCCATTATACATTATCATCAGACAGGCGGTGTGATGTAAGGACTGCAAGCATCATAGGGAATTCATACATAAAATGGGTGTAAATCACTTTTGACAAACACCCACCAGCTGCACAGTGTGGTGTGCTGATGTAGAGGAGAATCACCAAAGTCTGTTCTTTGTTGTATTACAAAGAATATTGtagatatttttaatgtttcacttgAGACAGAGTATTCAGGgctttgtaattatttttctgcaAGACACATCGATTGAGTTCTTGACTGTCATGGGAAAACAAATGGATGGTGACAGGCAAAGTGTATGTGGTTGTCAGATGTGGTTAGTATGGAAACGAAGAGGAGTCATTTGACCGCTGCTGTCCAAGGACTCGCACTCTTTCAAGGACGTGGAATGAATTTCTGAATGAAAATCTCAAAGTCAGACTCATATCTGATGAAATGTTAGCCAGACCATAATATACTGACATCTATAAAGTTATTGGCAAgctgacatgtttgtttcactttaGGTTTTATGATCTTTGTGAGGAGGCATAATCAGTTAtccaaaagtaaaagcactttTCTGCCTTTACTTAAGCAACATTTTTGAATGCGAGACTTTTGCCTGtaacagtatttttacactgatgTGAGTGTTTCCTTCACCACCGGAgaaaagtgaagcagaaatgaaatgaacctCACCGTGAGGGATTCACAGGCAGATCTTGAAATAAATGTCAGGTGGTTCTGACTGATCTCCATTAACAGAAGCATTTTGATTTGATCTGATCTGAGAGACAAACATCTAGCACTGTCCTGCTGCACAGCCACAGAGAACAACTAGCAAGTCCTGTGGATCATAAATCTTTCACCCAGTCTTCCTGTCCTCAGATTCATTATTCAGGTGGTGTTTTGCTCCTTTATATCCCTCCTGCTCTTTGCCTTGCACAATGCCAGAGTTCATGTCTCTCAGAGAGCCATGGCTCACCCAGCACCGGGACAGGTTAGGTTCAGACACCAACTCAGTCCAATACATTTGCGTATTTAGCGTATACACGGATTGCACAGAATGAAGCATGGAGAAGACTGGCCCCTAGCGGTCAGACATGTGCATTGCATGCAAAATCACACTTAAATTGTGACGTGATAAATTCAAGtatttgaaaaacaatttaTAGTTATCgcttttgacatttaaagaaataaaccaacgaaaacaaaataattataatGTTGATATAACGATACAAAgtaattatattttttgtataaaAGTG
This Scatophagus argus isolate fScaArg1 chromosome 22, fScaArg1.pri, whole genome shotgun sequence DNA region includes the following protein-coding sequences:
- the LOC124053565 gene encoding transmembrane and coiled-coil domain protein 3-like isoform X2 — translated: MRKNYSATPLIYVTEAERSGCDVLSIPVPIRRGGSESNLDVVDSVGDDGVGLDFTKGALGIDSLQQKILKVTEQIKVEQAARDQNVAEYLKLVNNADKQQVGRIRQVFEKKNQKSAHAITRLQRKLEQYHRRMKDNETNGKHSHKDGSSKESGTHSKEGSLRDVSTTGRHPALDKVKTVGPGVSLSPPFFFNKSREFANLIRNKFGSADNIAHLKSSMETGSGLQVESGARGLSGSATTVAKTTKYHSDDECSTGTSASADSNGNPAGGSGVGSGGPGRSDSNGRLGEVLDMVREIREAQAQLAEDMETLSSQFKRDYSYFTQMMQEERYRYERLEDQLNDLTELHQHETSNLKQELASIEEKVAYQAYERARDIQEVLESCQTRVSKLELQQQQQQTVQLENTDAKVLLGKCINIMLAIVTVILVCVSTAAKFTAPLLRSRLHLALTCIGVSVLALLWKNWEHLQCALERLVLPH
- the LOC124053565 gene encoding transmembrane and coiled-coil domain protein 3-like isoform X3 encodes the protein MAERSGCDVLSIPVPIRRGGSESNLDVVDSVGDDGVGLDFTKGALGIDSLQQKILKVTEQIKVEQAARDQNVAEYLKLVNNADKQQVGRIRQVFEKKNQKSAHAITRLQRKLEQYHRRMKDNETNGKHSHKDGSSKESGTHSKEGSLRDVSTTGRHPALDKVKTVGPGVSLSPPFFFNKSREFANLIRNKFGSADNIAHLKSSMETGSGLQVESGARGLSGSATTVAKTTKYHSDDECSTGTSASADSNGNPAGGSGVGSGGPGRSDSNGRLGEVLDMVREIREAQAQLAEDMETLSSQFKRDYSYFTQMMQEERYRYERLEDQLNDLTELHQHETSNLKQELASIEEKVAYQAYERARDIQEVLESCQTRVSKLELQQQQQQTVQLENTDAKVLLGKCINIMLAIVTVILVCVSTAAKFTAPLLRSRLHLALTCIGVSVLALLWKNWEHLQCALERLVLPH
- the LOC124053565 gene encoding transmembrane and coiled-coil domain protein 3-like isoform X1 yields the protein MRRLTVSSLFPRGDNLEEDEEKEESHLNAERSGCDVLSIPVPIRRGGSESNLDVVDSVGDDGVGLDFTKGALGIDSLQQKILKVTEQIKVEQAARDQNVAEYLKLVNNADKQQVGRIRQVFEKKNQKSAHAITRLQRKLEQYHRRMKDNETNGKHSHKDGSSKESGTHSKEGSLRDVSTTGRHPALDKVKTVGPGVSLSPPFFFNKSREFANLIRNKFGSADNIAHLKSSMETGSGLQVESGARGLSGSATTVAKTTKYHSDDECSTGTSASADSNGNPAGGSGVGSGGPGRSDSNGRLGEVLDMVREIREAQAQLAEDMETLSSQFKRDYSYFTQMMQEERYRYERLEDQLNDLTELHQHETSNLKQELASIEEKVAYQAYERARDIQEVLESCQTRVSKLELQQQQQQTVQLENTDAKVLLGKCINIMLAIVTVILVCVSTAAKFTAPLLRSRLHLALTCIGVSVLALLWKNWEHLQCALERLVLPH